From the genome of Pseudomonas sp. TMP9, one region includes:
- a CDS encoding ParA family protein — protein sequence MRVWAVANQKGGVGKTTTSIALAGLLADAGKRVVVVDLDPHGSMTSYFGHDPDSLEHSSFDLFQHKGSVPQGLPQQLLLPTSHERISLLPSSTALATLERQSPGQSGLGLVIAKSLAQLWQEFDYALIDSPPLLGVLMVNALAASQQLVIPVQTEFLAVKGLERMVNTLAMINRSRQQALPYTIVPTLFDRRTQASMSTLRQLRNSYLEHLWPAYIPVDTRLRDASRAGLAPSQFDNNSRGVMAYRALLKHLLSQQLAAQVA from the coding sequence ATGAGAGTCTGGGCAGTAGCCAATCAAAAAGGTGGAGTCGGTAAGACCACCACATCAATCGCCTTGGCAGGCCTGCTGGCCGATGCTGGCAAGCGCGTAGTGGTGGTTGACCTCGATCCTCACGGCTCAATGACCAGTTATTTCGGGCACGACCCGGATAGCTTGGAACACAGCAGCTTTGACCTTTTCCAACATAAAGGCAGCGTGCCGCAAGGCTTGCCCCAGCAATTGCTCTTGCCAACCAGCCATGAGCGTATTTCATTGCTGCCTTCCAGTACTGCACTGGCCACCCTTGAGCGCCAATCACCTGGGCAGAGTGGCCTGGGTTTAGTGATTGCCAAGAGCCTGGCGCAGCTCTGGCAAGAGTTTGATTACGCGTTGATCGACAGTCCGCCCTTGCTCGGCGTGTTGATGGTTAATGCGCTAGCAGCCAGTCAGCAGTTGGTGATACCGGTGCAAACCGAGTTTCTCGCTGTCAAAGGGCTTGAGCGCATGGTTAATACCTTGGCAATGATCAACCGTTCGCGGCAACAAGCGTTGCCCTATACCATCGTGCCGACTCTGTTTGACCGCCGCACGCAGGCCTCAATGAGCACCTTGCGGCAACTGCGTAACAGTTACCTTGAGCATCTATGGCCGGCTTACATTCCGGTTGATACGCGCTTGCGCGATGCCAGTCGGGCGGGGCTTGCGCCGTCGCAATTTGACAACAACAGCCGCGGCGTAATGGCCTACCGGGCGTTGCTCAAACACTTGCTGTCACAGCAGCTTGCCGCCCAGGTCGCCTGA
- a CDS encoding flagellar hook-length control protein FliK gives MSEISSSRPLPPSPPSSRPSAVAADLAVKLLQPMQGLLASGETAKAEVIALKEVAQSFQLLLKLTLANGRQTTLEASSSRPLAQGTALTVTALSETRLALAVLAGGDKALTSLDLKQLPVGTLLQGKVISRESLLQGRSQQVFYKILVTLLNTPLAGSTLSLESPLQLPLGSLLSAQVQGSQALNFLPLSGRLDQLALNQQLGTQSNRQGSLEGLFSALQGLRGNADMSEGLRTSIDKLFGSLPDAAQLSTSKGLAMALENSGILLESKLLGGQGQALPTDLKANLLRLITQLLPNLALGAPLAGANASSAMAQAMPALARDLLGSLGKASLRQQALNFPLPSRLLQDMEGEADLETLLKLAAAALSRLQTHQLSSLAQSQVGPEGNLLTTWQLELPMRNQQELVPLQVKIQRDENNPQNKAEKKETLWKIELAFDLDPLGPLQVLAQLAQGRLSSQLWAEQSSTVNLIDAELDNLRQRLNAAGVQVGELACSQGMPPRGPRTTLEQRWVDETA, from the coding sequence ATGAGCGAAATCAGCAGCTCACGCCCCCTCCCCCCTTCGCCCCCCAGCAGCCGTCCCAGCGCCGTAGCTGCTGACTTGGCAGTGAAACTGTTGCAGCCCATGCAGGGCCTGCTAGCCAGCGGTGAAACGGCTAAGGCTGAGGTCATTGCGCTCAAAGAAGTCGCGCAGAGCTTCCAACTGCTGCTCAAACTGACGCTGGCTAATGGCCGCCAAACAACCCTTGAAGCCAGTAGTTCAAGGCCCTTAGCCCAAGGTACAGCGCTTACCGTAACAGCCCTGTCAGAAACCCGCCTAGCCCTCGCCGTACTGGCAGGCGGTGACAAGGCACTGACCAGCTTGGACCTCAAACAACTGCCCGTTGGCACCCTGCTGCAAGGCAAGGTGATCAGCCGTGAATCGCTGCTGCAAGGCCGCTCGCAACAGGTCTTTTACAAAATACTGGTCACCCTGCTCAACACGCCGCTGGCGGGCAGCACGCTATCCCTAGAAAGCCCACTGCAGCTGCCTCTGGGCAGCTTGCTTAGCGCTCAGGTGCAAGGTAGTCAGGCCCTAAACTTTCTACCGTTAAGCGGCCGTCTGGATCAACTGGCGCTGAACCAGCAGCTCGGTACTCAAAGTAATCGCCAAGGCTCACTGGAAGGATTGTTCAGTGCGTTGCAGGGCTTGCGCGGCAACGCAGACATGAGTGAAGGGCTGCGCACTAGCATCGACAAACTGTTCGGCTCCCTGCCCGACGCGGCTCAACTGAGCACGTCTAAAGGTCTGGCCATGGCGCTGGAGAACAGCGGTATCTTGCTCGAAAGCAAACTTCTGGGAGGCCAGGGCCAAGCACTGCCGACTGATCTTAAGGCTAACCTGCTGCGCTTGATTACCCAATTGTTGCCCAATCTGGCACTCGGCGCGCCACTGGCTGGCGCCAATGCAAGCTCGGCTATGGCCCAAGCTATGCCAGCCTTGGCCCGCGATCTGCTCGGTAGTTTGGGTAAAGCCAGCCTGCGCCAGCAAGCACTGAACTTCCCCCTGCCTTCACGCCTACTTCAGGACATGGAAGGTGAGGCTGACCTGGAAACCCTGCTGAAACTTGCCGCGGCCGCCCTCTCACGCCTGCAAACCCATCAACTCTCCAGCTTGGCGCAGAGCCAGGTCGGCCCGGAGGGTAACCTGCTCACCACCTGGCAACTTGAGCTGCCCATGCGCAACCAGCAAGAGTTGGTGCCTCTGCAAGTGAAAATCCAACGCGACGAAAACAACCCGCAAAACAAGGCAGAGAAAAAAGAAACGCTGTGGAAGATCGAGCTGGCATTCGACCTTGACCCTCTCGGACCCCTGCAGGTACTGGCGCAACTGGCTCAGGGTCGCCTGTCCAGCCAGCTCTGGGCCGAGCAGAGCAGCACAGTCAACCTGATTGATGCAGAACTGGATAATTTGCGCCAGCGCTTAAACGCTGCTGGCGTTCAGGTCGGCGAGTTGGCATGCAGCCAGGGCATGCCACCGCGTGGCCCGCGCACAACCTTGGAACAACGCTGGGTGGATGAAACCGCATGA
- the ccmB gene encoding heme exporter protein CcmB: MSNVFTLLLAREARLLFRRPAELANPLVFFAIVIALFPLAVGPQTQLLQSLSPGLIWVAALLAVLLSLDGLFRSDFEDGSLEQWVLSPHPLALLVLAKVLAHWLFSGLALVLLAPILALMLGLPERCLPVLLVSLLLGTPVLSLLGAVGAALTVGLKRGGLLLALLILPLYIPVLILGSGALQASLQGLPAVGHLLWLASLTALAVTLTPFAIAAGLTISVAE; this comes from the coding sequence ATGAGCAACGTCTTCACTCTGCTACTGGCCCGCGAAGCGCGCTTGTTATTTCGGCGTCCAGCCGAGCTGGCTAACCCACTGGTGTTCTTCGCCATTGTGATTGCCCTGTTTCCTCTGGCGGTGGGTCCGCAAACACAGTTGTTACAAAGCCTTTCCCCAGGCTTGATATGGGTAGCGGCTCTATTGGCCGTGCTGCTCTCGCTGGACGGGCTGTTTCGCAGTGATTTCGAAGACGGCTCACTTGAGCAGTGGGTCCTTTCGCCGCACCCCTTGGCTCTTCTGGTTCTGGCCAAGGTGCTGGCACACTGGCTGTTCTCCGGTTTGGCGCTGGTGCTGTTGGCGCCGATCCTTGCGTTGATGCTTGGGTTGCCGGAGCGTTGTTTGCCGGTGCTGCTGGTTTCCCTGCTGCTGGGTACACCGGTGCTGAGCTTGCTGGGTGCCGTCGGCGCAGCGCTGACCGTTGGCCTTAAGCGCGGTGGTTTGTTGCTCGCGCTACTGATTTTGCCGTTATACATCCCGGTGCTGATTCTTGGCAGCGGTGCGTTACAAGCCAGCCTGCAAGGATTGCCGGCGGTCGGCCACTTGTTATGGTTGGCCAGCCTCACCGCGTTAGCCGTGACCTTGACACCTTTTGCCATCGCCGCTGGTCTGACGATTAGCGTTGCTGAGTAG
- a CDS encoding CheW domain-containing protein, with the protein MSRPLLTATHPQLALQSYLDGLLQEAALEFADSLSLDEFEAAVLEEQVRDARAMPEAQAAATKPFAELSARPLVLPAIELVTPAIELRVEAPQQVVESAVVIETAPAPAQMLLVPEPMLHGRPEWAQGPFECLLFDVAGLTLAVPLVCLGSIYPLEGQELTPLFGQPDWFLGILPCQAGNLKVLDTARWVMPDRYRDDFRQGLQFVISIQGYEWGLAVHHVSRSIRLDPSEVKWRSQRTQRPWLAGTVIEHMCALLDIASLAELIASGAAKRMVAKQPH; encoded by the coding sequence ATGAGTCGTCCGCTTCTCACTGCCACACATCCGCAACTGGCTTTGCAGTCCTATCTGGACGGCTTACTGCAGGAGGCTGCGCTCGAATTTGCTGACAGCCTCTCGTTGGATGAGTTTGAGGCGGCGGTGCTTGAGGAGCAGGTGCGTGACGCTCGGGCTATGCCTGAAGCGCAAGCGGCCGCCACAAAGCCTTTTGCTGAACTGAGTGCGCGGCCCCTTGTATTGCCCGCGATCGAGTTGGTAACGCCCGCAATCGAATTGCGTGTCGAAGCGCCGCAGCAGGTAGTTGAGAGCGCAGTTGTGATTGAGACTGCGCCAGCTCCTGCCCAAATGCTGTTGGTGCCTGAGCCGATGCTGCATGGGCGGCCAGAGTGGGCGCAAGGACCTTTCGAGTGCCTATTATTCGACGTGGCGGGGTTGACTCTGGCGGTTCCGTTGGTGTGCTTGGGCTCGATTTACCCCTTGGAAGGCCAAGAGCTCACGCCATTATTTGGCCAGCCAGACTGGTTTCTCGGCATACTGCCCTGCCAGGCGGGCAACCTGAAGGTGCTGGATACTGCACGCTGGGTGATGCCTGATCGTTACCGCGATGATTTTCGCCAAGGCTTACAGTTTGTGATTTCTATTCAGGGCTACGAGTGGGGTTTGGCGGTGCATCATGTTAGCCGCTCGATTCGCCTAGACCCCAGCGAAGTGAAATGGCGCAGCCAGCGCACGCAGCGGCCGTGGTTGGCGGGCACGGTGATCGAACACATGTGCGCGCTGTTGGATATCGCATCCCTGGCTGAATTGATTGCGAGTGGTGCAGCCAAGCGTATGGTGGCTAAACAGCCGCATTGA
- a CDS encoding flagellar motor protein: MDVLSLIGVILAFVAILGGNYLEGGHVGALLNGPAALIVIGGTLGAAFLQAPVHSFKRALAIVSWIFFPPRIDLVGGINRVVGWSMTARKEGLLGLEAVADVEADPYARKGLQLLVDGAEPEAIRSILEVDLYNQEGRDIQAAKVFESMGGYAPTIGIIGAVMGLIHVMGNLADPSMLGSGIAVAFVATIYGVGFANLLLLPIGSKLKAIAQRQSRYREMLLEGILSIAEGENPRSIELKLQGFMD, encoded by the coding sequence ATGGATGTGCTGAGCCTTATTGGGGTCATTTTGGCGTTTGTTGCCATCCTCGGCGGCAATTACCTTGAGGGTGGCCATGTCGGCGCGTTACTCAATGGGCCAGCGGCACTAATTGTCATTGGTGGCACGCTCGGCGCAGCTTTTCTTCAGGCGCCTGTGCACTCATTTAAGCGGGCTCTGGCCATTGTCAGCTGGATTTTTTTTCCACCTCGGATAGACCTTGTAGGTGGCATTAATCGCGTAGTCGGCTGGAGTATGACCGCGCGCAAGGAGGGTTTGTTGGGCCTTGAGGCGGTGGCTGATGTCGAGGCAGACCCCTATGCGCGTAAAGGCTTGCAGCTTTTGGTCGACGGCGCTGAGCCTGAGGCCATTCGCAGCATTCTTGAAGTCGACCTGTACAACCAAGAAGGGCGAGACATTCAGGCTGCCAAGGTGTTTGAAAGTATGGGCGGTTACGCTCCAACCATTGGCATTATCGGTGCCGTTATGGGGCTGATTCATGTGATGGGCAATCTGGCTGATCCGAGCATGCTCGGCAGCGGGATTGCCGTCGCATTCGTGGCCACCATCTATGGCGTAGGTTTCGCTAACCTGCTGTTGTTACCTATTGGTAGCAAACTCAAGGCCATAGCCCAGCGTCAGTCGCGTTATCGTGAGATGTTGCTCGAAGGCATCCTGTCGATTGCCGAGGGTGAAAACCCGCGCTCCATCGAATTAAAGCTGCAAGGCTTTATGGATTGA
- a CDS encoding chemotaxis protein CheW has protein sequence MKKSSAQGSDDPILQWVTFRLDNETYGINVMQVQEVLRYTEIAPVPGAPSYVLGIINLRGNVVTVIDTRQRFGLDSTEVTDNTRIVIIEADKQVVGILVDSVAEVVYLRQSEVETAPNVGNDESAKFIQGVCNKNGELLILVELDKMMSEEEWSDLESF, from the coding sequence ATGAAGAAAAGTTCGGCACAAGGTTCAGACGATCCGATCCTGCAATGGGTGACCTTCCGTTTAGACAACGAAACCTATGGCATCAATGTTATGCAGGTGCAGGAAGTCTTGCGCTATACCGAGATTGCCCCTGTGCCGGGTGCCCCGAGCTATGTGCTGGGCATCATTAACCTGCGCGGCAATGTGGTCACCGTGATCGACACGCGTCAGCGCTTCGGTCTGGATTCCACTGAGGTTACCGATAACACCCGTATTGTGATTATCGAGGCGGACAAGCAAGTGGTCGGCATTCTGGTCGACAGCGTGGCTGAGGTGGTTTATCTGCGCCAATCCGAAGTGGAAACCGCACCGAACGTCGGCAACGACGAATCCGCTAAGTTTATCCAAGGCGTGTGCAACAAGAACGGCGAGTTGCTGATTCTGGTTGAGCTAGACAAGATGATGAGCGAAGAAGAGTGGTCCGATCTGGAGAGCTTCTAA
- the ccmA gene encoding cytochrome c biogenesis heme-transporting ATPase CcmA: MLFERLQLRLVPGEMLQVAGPNGSGKTSLLRLLSGLMQPTAGEVRLNGVVLTAQRAELARNVLWIGHAAGIKGLLSAEENLGWLCALHEPAGHEAIWQALAAVGLRGFEDVPCHTLSAGQQRRVALARLYLPGPKLWILDEPFTALDKAAVAQLEHHLAAHCEQGGLVVLTTHHELNVKPTGYRELDLGTRTP; the protein is encoded by the coding sequence ATGCTTTTCGAGCGGCTGCAGCTGCGTCTAGTTCCCGGCGAAATGTTGCAAGTGGCCGGGCCCAATGGCAGCGGTAAGACCAGCCTACTGCGTTTGCTTTCGGGATTGATGCAGCCGACTGCGGGTGAAGTTCGCCTGAATGGTGTGGTGTTGACGGCGCAGCGTGCCGAACTGGCGCGCAATGTACTGTGGATTGGCCATGCAGCCGGGATCAAGGGTTTGCTCAGTGCTGAGGAGAACCTTGGCTGGCTCTGCGCTCTGCATGAGCCAGCCGGGCACGAAGCTATCTGGCAGGCGCTGGCGGCGGTGGGCTTGCGCGGCTTTGAAGATGTACCGTGCCACACCCTGTCTGCGGGGCAGCAGCGTCGCGTGGCTTTAGCGCGTCTTTATTTGCCGGGACCCAAGCTGTGGATTCTGGATGAGCCCTTCACCGCGCTGGACAAGGCCGCCGTGGCGCAGCTGGAGCATCATTTAGCTGCCCATTGTGAGCAAGGTGGCCTTGTGGTGCTGACCACGCACCATGAGCTCAACGTTAAGCCGACCGGCTACCGGGAGCTCGACTTAGGAACGCGTACACCATGA
- a CDS encoding chemotaxis response regulator protein-glutamate methylesterase has translation MVVKVLVVDDSGFFRRRVSEILSADPNIQVIGTATNGREAIEQAQALKPDVITMDYEMPMMDGITAVRNIMQRCPTPVLMFSSLTHEGARVTLDALEAGAVDFLPKNFEDISRNPERVKQLLCEKIHTIARSNRRSLSPPTIATPASQAKPAVRAAPAPAAQLRPAVASAPTASSAAPKRKSYKLVAIGTSTGGPVALQRVLTQLPANFPSPIVLIQHMPAAFTKAFAERLDKLCRINVKEAEDGDVLRPGLALLAPGGKQMMVDARGVVKILPGDERLNYKPCVDITFGSVAKSYADKVLAVVLTGMGADGREGARLLKQCGSQVWAQDEASCVIYGMPMAIVKANLADAIYPLDDIGRHLAETCI, from the coding sequence ATGGTGGTTAAGGTGTTGGTGGTCGATGACTCCGGTTTTTTTCGTCGACGGGTGTCGGAAATTCTTTCAGCCGATCCGAATATTCAGGTGATTGGCACAGCCACTAACGGCCGCGAAGCCATTGAGCAGGCGCAAGCGCTTAAACCTGATGTGATTACCATGGATTATGAGATGCCGATGATGGATGGCATCACGGCTGTGCGTAATATCATGCAGCGCTGCCCAACGCCGGTATTGATGTTCTCTTCGCTGACCCACGAAGGCGCGCGAGTCACGCTGGATGCGCTGGAAGCGGGTGCAGTTGATTTTCTGCCGAAAAATTTTGAGGATATTTCGCGAAATCCTGAGCGAGTTAAGCAGCTGCTCTGCGAAAAAATTCATACCATTGCCCGCAGTAATCGACGCAGCCTTAGCCCGCCAACCATTGCAACGCCTGCCTCACAAGCTAAGCCGGCGGTGCGTGCTGCACCCGCGCCCGCGGCGCAGCTTCGTCCTGCTGTCGCCTCCGCGCCTACGGCTTCTAGCGCAGCGCCCAAGCGTAAGTCTTATAAGCTAGTGGCAATTGGTACCTCAACGGGCGGGCCGGTCGCGTTGCAACGTGTGTTGACTCAATTGCCGGCTAATTTTCCGTCCCCCATCGTGCTGATCCAGCACATGCCTGCCGCCTTTACTAAGGCATTTGCTGAGCGTCTCGATAAGTTGTGCCGCATCAATGTCAAAGAGGCTGAAGACGGTGATGTACTGCGTCCGGGGCTTGCACTGCTCGCGCCTGGCGGCAAGCAGATGATGGTCGATGCTCGCGGCGTGGTGAAAATCCTGCCTGGCGATGAACGCTTGAACTACAAACCCTGCGTCGATATCACCTTTGGTTCGGTCGCCAAATCTTATGCGGATAAAGTGCTAGCGGTCGTGCTGACAGGCATGGGCGCTGATGGCCGTGAAGGTGCGCGTCTGCTCAAGCAGTGCGGCAGCCAAGTATGGGCTCAGGATGAAGCCAGTTGCGTGATTTATGGCATGCCCATGGCCATCGTCAAAGCCAACTTAGCCGATGCAATCTACCCGCTGGACGATATCGGCAGGCACTTGGCGGAGACCTGTATTTAA
- the motD gene encoding flagellar motor protein MotD — translation MARRRHQEEHENHERWLVSYADFITLLFAFFVVMYSISSINEGKYKILSDSLTGVFNQPDRAIKPIPVGDERPRTTEPDRSLVDEESTLSAADSLESIANSVREAFSDLIQSNQLKVSGNELWIEIELSSSLLFTSGDAVPNNAAFDIIEKVAKILAPYENPVHVEGFTDNLPIQTAQFPTNWELSTARAASIVRMLAMDGVKPSRLAAVGYGEFQPVADNATLEGRGRNRRVVLVISRNLDVRRSVSGVGSANAKPDAALQRAGTQPAKAPPAPAPQTGAVKPPSPAP, via the coding sequence ATGGCCCGCAGGCGTCACCAAGAAGAGCATGAAAACCACGAGCGTTGGCTGGTCTCTTATGCAGATTTCATCACCCTGCTGTTTGCGTTTTTTGTGGTGATGTATTCGATCTCGTCGATCAATGAAGGCAAGTACAAAATCCTTTCAGACAGCCTGACTGGCGTGTTCAACCAACCTGACCGTGCGATCAAACCAATACCTGTGGGCGATGAGCGCCCGCGTACCACCGAGCCGGACCGTTCGCTGGTGGATGAGGAAAGCACCCTGTCGGCTGCCGACTCACTGGAAAGTATCGCCAACAGCGTGCGTGAGGCTTTTAGCGATTTAATTCAGTCCAATCAGCTCAAGGTGAGTGGCAATGAGTTATGGATTGAGATTGAGCTCAGCTCCAGTTTGCTGTTCACCAGCGGCGATGCAGTCCCTAATAACGCTGCGTTCGATATTATCGAGAAGGTCGCCAAAATTCTGGCACCTTATGAGAACCCGGTCCATGTTGAGGGCTTTACCGATAATCTGCCGATTCAGACCGCGCAATTCCCCACTAACTGGGAGCTTTCTACCGCGAGGGCTGCGAGTATCGTGCGAATGTTGGCCATGGATGGCGTTAAGCCAAGTCGTCTGGCTGCTGTGGGTTATGGCGAGTTTCAACCCGTCGCTGATAACGCCACATTGGAAGGACGTGGGCGTAACCGTCGAGTGGTGTTGGTGATCTCGCGTAATCTAGATGTGCGCCGCAGTGTGAGTGGTGTGGGCAGTGCCAATGCCAAACCCGATGCAGCCTTGCAGCGGGCTGGCACGCAACCTGCAAAAGCTCCGCCAGCGCCGGCCCCGCAAACGGGTGCCGTCAAACCCCCGTCGCCGGCCCCATAA
- a CDS encoding EscU/YscU/HrcU family type III secretion system export apparatus switch protein, with the protein MKKTAPRQAIALTYDGKSAPTLSAKGDAELAEAILAIAREYEVPIYENAELVSLLARLELGDAIPEQLYRCIAEIIAFAWYLKDKAPAGSQRDTDITPPLRLLEGPTH; encoded by the coding sequence ATGAAAAAAACCGCGCCACGTCAAGCTATCGCCTTGACCTACGACGGCAAGAGCGCGCCAACACTCAGCGCCAAAGGCGATGCTGAGTTAGCCGAAGCCATTCTGGCCATTGCCCGCGAGTATGAAGTGCCGATCTATGAGAACGCCGAACTGGTCAGCTTGCTGGCACGCTTGGAGCTAGGAGATGCGATACCGGAACAGCTGTATCGCTGCATCGCAGAAATCATCGCGTTTGCTTGGTACCTGAAGGATAAAGCGCCGGCCGGCAGTCAGCGCGACACAGATATCACGCCGCCGCTGCGCCTACTTGAAGGCCCGACGCATTAG
- a CDS encoding DUF2802 domain-containing protein, which yields MPDALLITLALVCLGLVGACVWLSRQLRDAVKLQGERDAVRDRRLKELSRRLDAYLTGSVQMGEELHELRRVVAPLPDKLSQIEQRDPSSLSFTQAARLAGMGASVDDLTQSCGLSKAEAELVSKMQQAKLQRS from the coding sequence ATGCCCGACGCGCTGCTGATCACGCTAGCCCTGGTTTGTCTGGGGTTAGTAGGCGCGTGCGTATGGCTTTCCCGGCAGCTGCGCGACGCGGTTAAGCTGCAGGGCGAGCGTGACGCGGTGCGTGATCGGCGGCTCAAGGAGCTCAGCCGGCGGCTGGATGCCTATCTGACTGGCAGCGTGCAGATGGGCGAAGAGTTGCATGAGTTGCGGCGTGTGGTTGCACCATTGCCAGACAAGCTCAGTCAGATTGAGCAGCGTGACCCCAGCAGTCTGTCGTTCACTCAAGCCGCGCGTCTGGCTGGTATGGGTGCCAGTGTCGATGATCTGACCCAGTCCTGCGGCCTGAGCAAAGCGGAGGCTGAATTGGTCAGTAAAATGCAGCAGGCTAAGCTGCAGCGCTCGTGA
- a CDS encoding chemotaxis protein CheA: MSFGADEEILQDFLVEAGEIIELLSEQLVELESRPDDKNLLNAIFRGFHTVKGGAGFLQLNELVECCHIAENVFDILRKGERRVDSALMDVVLEALDAVTSMFTEVRERTSLTPATPELLAALARMAEPGGADDSALPDAIAAPEPEPVADDITDTEFEQLLGSLDNVQAPAASAASGDEITDDEFESLLDQLHGKGQFVAPEVVSAPTTPAPATAGSNEITDDEFESLLDQLHGKGQFAAPAAAAPVAPAASVKPAEAASGDITDDEFEALLDQLHGKGRFVEPEVIKPVAPAPAPAPAPSSAPKPAQAPKAVAKPAAPPEAKPAPAKPPVSAPSAPVAEKASPPSEAETTVRVDTARLDEIMNMVGELVLVRNRLVRLGSSSGDEAMSKAVSNLDVVTADLQTAVMKTRMQPIKKVFGRFPRLVRDLARNLKKEINLELVGEETDLDKNLVEALADPLVHLVRNAVDHGIETPEEREASGKARGGKVILSAEQEGDHILLSISDDGKGMDADVLRAKAVEKGLLDKDAADRLNEFECYNLIFAPGFSTKTEISDVSGRGVGMDVVKTKISQLNGTVNVFSVKGQGSKIVIKVPLTLAIMPTLMVMLANQAFAFPLVNVNEIFHLDLSRTNVVDGQEVVIVRDKALPLFYLKRWLIGNAAHVEQGEGHVVILTVGSQRIGFVVDQLVGQEEVVIKPLGKMLQGTPGMSGATITGDGRIALILDVPSMLKRYARRI; encoded by the coding sequence ATGAGCTTCGGCGCCGATGAAGAAATCCTTCAGGACTTCCTGGTAGAGGCCGGCGAGATTATTGAACTGTTGTCTGAACAGCTTGTAGAGCTGGAAAGTCGACCCGACGATAAGAATCTGCTAAATGCTATTTTCCGCGGTTTTCATACGGTCAAAGGCGGTGCCGGGTTTCTCCAGCTCAATGAGTTGGTGGAATGCTGTCACATCGCAGAAAACGTCTTCGACATCCTGCGCAAGGGTGAGCGACGCGTCGACTCCGCATTGATGGACGTGGTGCTGGAAGCACTGGATGCCGTCACCAGTATGTTCACTGAGGTACGCGAACGTACCAGCCTGACTCCTGCTACCCCTGAGTTACTAGCCGCTTTGGCGCGTATGGCTGAACCAGGCGGCGCCGATGATAGCGCGTTGCCTGACGCGATTGCAGCACCCGAACCTGAGCCAGTCGCTGACGACATAACTGACACTGAGTTCGAGCAGTTACTCGGCTCCCTGGATAATGTGCAGGCGCCGGCGGCCAGCGCGGCCAGTGGCGATGAAATTACCGATGATGAATTTGAATCGTTGCTCGACCAGCTGCATGGTAAGGGTCAGTTTGTAGCGCCTGAAGTCGTCTCTGCGCCTACAACTCCGGCCCCTGCAACGGCGGGCAGTAACGAAATTACCGATGACGAATTTGAGTCACTACTCGATCAATTGCATGGCAAAGGCCAGTTCGCGGCGCCGGCTGCAGCAGCACCTGTTGCTCCAGCTGCCAGCGTTAAGCCTGCCGAGGCAGCGAGTGGTGATATTACCGATGATGAGTTTGAGGCCTTGCTCGATCAACTTCACGGTAAAGGTAGGTTTGTCGAGCCTGAGGTGATCAAGCCTGTTGCACCCGCACCCGCACCCGCACCCGCACCATCTTCAGCGCCCAAGCCAGCGCAAGCCCCTAAAGCTGTAGCTAAGCCCGCAGCCCCGCCCGAAGCTAAACCTGCACCGGCCAAGCCGCCAGTTTCAGCACCCTCCGCGCCTGTAGCAGAGAAGGCCTCGCCACCCAGCGAAGCAGAAACCACTGTGCGGGTCGACACCGCGCGGCTGGATGAGATCATGAATATGGTCGGTGAGCTGGTATTGGTGCGTAACCGTCTGGTCCGCCTGGGTTCCAGCAGCGGCGATGAAGCCATGTCCAAGGCAGTTTCAAACTTGGATGTGGTTACGGCTGATTTGCAAACGGCGGTAATGAAAACCCGTATGCAGCCGATCAAAAAGGTCTTCGGGCGCTTCCCGCGTCTGGTTCGTGATCTTGCCCGCAACCTTAAAAAAGAGATCAACTTAGAGCTGGTCGGTGAAGAAACCGACCTCGACAAGAACTTGGTAGAGGCGCTAGCCGACCCGCTGGTGCACTTGGTGCGTAACGCGGTCGACCATGGTATTGAAACGCCGGAAGAGCGCGAAGCGTCGGGCAAAGCACGTGGTGGTAAGGTAATCCTCTCCGCCGAGCAGGAAGGTGATCATATTCTCTTGTCGATCTCTGATGACGGTAAGGGCATGGACGCTGACGTACTGCGCGCCAAAGCCGTGGAAAAAGGTCTGTTGGATAAAGACGCTGCCGATCGCCTCAACGAGTTTGAATGTTACAACCTGATTTTTGCGCCGGGGTTCTCGACTAAAACCGAGATTTCAGATGTATCTGGCCGTGGTGTGGGCATGGATGTGGTGAAAACCAAGATCTCCCAGCTCAATGGCACCGTTAACGTGTTTTCGGTTAAGGGCCAGGGTTCGAAGATCGTCATTAAAGTGCCGTTGACGCTGGCGATCATGCCAACGCTGATGGTCATGTTGGCAAATCAAGCGTTTGCCTTCCCGCTGGTTAACGTCAATGAAATCTTCCACCTCGACCTGTCGCGCACCAACGTCGTCGACGGCCAAGAAGTGGTGATCGTACGTGACAAAGCCTTGCCGTTGTTTTACCTCAAGCGTTGGTTGATCGGTAATGCCGCTCACGTTGAGCAAGGGGAAGGTCATGTGGTGATTCTGACTGTCGGCAGCCAGCGTATCGGCTTTGTGGTTGATCAATTGGTTGGCCAGGAAGAGGTGGTGATTAAGCCTTTGGGCAAAATGCTGCAGGGCACTCCAGGTATGTCAGGTGCGACCATTACCGGTGATGGACGTATTGCCTTGATTCTTGACGTGCCGAGCATGCTCAAACGTTACGCACGGCGCATCTGA